From the Rhodoferax mekongensis genome, one window contains:
- a CDS encoding FeoA family protein, which produces MFLSELTHGQRAVVRGLVAASPDIHASILRRLADIGFIAGESLQLLRRGPGGREPLAVQIGETMFALRLVEARCIRVELQ; this is translated from the coding sequence ATGTTTTTGTCAGAACTGACTCACGGCCAGCGCGCCGTGGTGCGGGGGCTAGTGGCTGCCAGCCCGGATATCCACGCGTCGATATTGCGGCGACTTGCCGATATCGGTTTCATTGCCGGAGAGTCCCTGCAGTTACTGCGTCGGGGCCCCGGCGGACGAGAACCCCTGGCTGTGCAAATCGGTGAAACCATGTTTGCGTTGCGGCTGGTTGAAGCTCGCTGCATCCGGGTTGAATTGCAATGA
- the dnaE gene encoding DNA polymerase III subunit alpha, with translation MFVHLRLHTEFSVVDGTTRIDDVIKMAAKDGQPALAITDLNNLFGAIKFYKGGRGKGVKPVIGAEIILEGLGGDATAVTRIILLVQNKQGYLNISELIARAFTQNVVKNQAVIKMAWLKELHEGLIVLSGAQAGPVGQALVQGDTARAHDVALQLAGVFPHRFYIELQRAGRADDEAHVVAAVKLAARMKLPVVATHPIQFAEQDDFEAHEARICIADGEILSNPKRVRRFTREQYFKSAAQMEALFADIPSAIANTIEIAKRCSLTLVLGKPQLPAFPTPLVNGQRMTPEEYFRYASFEGLKERMVHLYPNEQERDAEMPRYVERLEFELGTILKMGFPGYFLIVGDFINWAKNNGCPVGPGRGSGAGSLVAYALKITDLDPLRYNLLFERFLNPERVSMPDFDIDFCQTNRNLVIDYVKDKYGKDAVSQIATFGTMAARGVVRDVGRVLDMSYTFCDGISKLIPNKPGTNVTLQLPPTDGKKSDKYVYATEAEPILAEREAKEEDVKTLLEMARKLEGMTRNIGMHAGGVLIAPGKLTDFCPLYQQPGSESAVSQYDKDDVEAIGLVKFDFLGLATLTILEIAAEFIRKRHPGQEKFAYENLPLDDPKVYKLFSEGKTEAVFQFESRGMQGMLRDAKPSRLEDLIALNALYRPGPMDLIPSFVARKHGREQVEYPHPAVAEMLSETYGIMVYQEQVMQTAQILGGYSLGGADLLRRAMGKKKKEEMDQHRDIFRAGAFKTHGISQDKADEVFDLMEKFAGYGFNKSHAAAYSLLAYHTAWIKVHYTAEFFCANMTVEMDDTDKLKVLFEDAEKMGLSFEPPNINRGNYRFEPISNKEIRYGLGAIKGTGEQAILAIVAAREGRGPTEEAGPFKSLFDFARRVDRTRLNKRCVEALIKAGAFDTVHLNRAELVASMDRAFEFAAASAANANQVGLFDMGGDDDHGSSTQEPDLVEVMPWGVKERLTQEKTAVGFYLSGHLFDEVATEVRKFAKRPIEELQDSREPQLLAGIVTELRVINGQRGKLALFKLDDKSAMIEARASEALLNTYKDLLKDDELIIVEGKAMPDRFSGGMQLTVQQIWSLEQARCRFGKYLRVPVQLDSKNRTPDVAALVREFPAVREQTEHGELVRGLSVRLQLLCQAGEDAAVQQAAAELHLGESAKFYPTDAALASWRAQASGGAAVIAYD, from the coding sequence ATGTTTGTACACCTGCGCCTTCACACTGAGTTTTCTGTCGTCGACGGAACCACCCGGATCGACGATGTCATCAAGATGGCGGCCAAAGACGGCCAGCCTGCGTTGGCCATCACGGATCTGAACAACCTGTTCGGAGCGATCAAGTTCTACAAAGGCGGCCGCGGCAAGGGCGTCAAGCCGGTCATAGGCGCAGAAATTATTCTCGAAGGCTTGGGCGGCGATGCCACAGCCGTCACCCGCATCATTTTGCTGGTGCAAAACAAACAGGGCTACCTGAACATCTCGGAGCTCATTGCCCGCGCTTTCACGCAAAACGTGGTGAAGAACCAGGCCGTCATCAAGATGGCGTGGCTCAAAGAGCTGCATGAAGGCCTGATCGTGCTCTCGGGTGCGCAAGCCGGGCCGGTGGGGCAGGCTCTGGTTCAGGGCGACACCGCCCGCGCGCACGATGTGGCGTTGCAATTGGCGGGTGTTTTCCCGCATCGTTTTTATATCGAGCTGCAGCGCGCAGGCCGCGCCGACGATGAGGCGCATGTGGTCGCCGCAGTAAAGCTGGCCGCCCGCATGAAGCTGCCGGTGGTGGCAACGCACCCCATCCAGTTTGCGGAGCAGGACGACTTCGAGGCCCATGAGGCCCGCATCTGCATTGCCGATGGCGAGATTCTGAGCAACCCCAAGCGCGTGCGCCGCTTCACCCGGGAGCAGTACTTCAAGAGCGCAGCCCAGATGGAGGCGCTGTTTGCTGACATTCCGTCTGCCATTGCCAACACCATCGAGATTGCCAAGCGCTGCAGCCTGACGCTGGTGCTGGGCAAGCCGCAGTTGCCCGCCTTCCCCACGCCCTTGGTCAACGGCCAGCGCATGACGCCGGAAGAATACTTCCGCTACGCGTCCTTCGAAGGGCTCAAAGAGCGCATGGTGCACCTCTACCCCAACGAACAGGAGCGTGATGCCGAAATGCCGCGCTATGTGGAACGCTTGGAGTTTGAGCTGGGCACCATTTTGAAAATGGGCTTTCCGGGCTACTTTTTGATCGTGGGCGACTTCATCAACTGGGCCAAAAACAATGGCTGTCCGGTAGGTCCAGGGCGCGGCTCCGGTGCCGGCTCGCTGGTAGCCTATGCGCTCAAGATTACCGACTTGGACCCCCTGCGCTACAACCTGCTGTTTGAGCGATTCTTGAATCCCGAGCGGGTCTCCATGCCCGACTTCGACATCGACTTTTGCCAGACCAACCGGAACCTGGTGATCGACTATGTGAAGGACAAATACGGCAAAGACGCAGTGAGCCAGATTGCCACCTTCGGTACCATGGCCGCGCGCGGTGTGGTGCGCGATGTGGGCCGTGTGCTGGACATGAGCTACACCTTCTGTGATGGCATCAGCAAGCTCATCCCCAACAAGCCGGGCACCAACGTGACCTTGCAGTTGCCGCCCACGGACGGGAAGAAAAGCGACAAATACGTTTACGCCACCGAGGCTGAGCCGATTTTGGCAGAGCGCGAGGCCAAGGAAGAAGACGTCAAAACCCTGCTGGAGATGGCCCGCAAGTTGGAGGGTATGACCCGCAACATCGGCATGCACGCCGGGGGCGTGTTGATCGCGCCGGGCAAGCTCACCGATTTCTGCCCCCTCTACCAGCAACCCGGCAGCGAGTCTGCGGTCAGCCAGTATGACAAGGACGATGTGGAAGCCATTGGCCTGGTGAAGTTCGACTTTTTGGGCTTGGCCACCCTCACCATTCTGGAAATTGCCGCCGAGTTCATCCGCAAGCGCCATCCGGGGCAGGAGAAATTTGCCTACGAGAACCTGCCGCTGGACGACCCAAAGGTCTACAAACTGTTCAGTGAAGGCAAAACTGAGGCGGTGTTCCAGTTTGAAAGTCGTGGCATGCAGGGCATGTTGCGCGATGCCAAGCCCAGCCGCCTCGAAGACCTGATTGCCCTGAACGCCTTGTACCGACCTGGTCCCATGGACCTGATTCCGAGCTTCGTGGCACGCAAGCACGGGCGCGAGCAGGTGGAGTACCCGCACCCTGCGGTGGCCGAGATGCTGTCCGAGACCTACGGGATCATGGTGTATCAGGAGCAGGTGATGCAGACGGCCCAGATTCTGGGTGGCTATTCACTCGGTGGCGCCGACTTGCTGCGCCGCGCCATGGGCAAGAAAAAGAAAGAGGAGATGGACCAGCACCGGGACATCTTCCGGGCAGGTGCTTTCAAAACCCATGGCATTTCCCAAGACAAGGCCGATGAGGTCTTTGACTTGATGGAGAAGTTCGCTGGCTACGGTTTCAACAAGTCGCACGCTGCCGCCTATTCATTGCTGGCGTACCACACGGCCTGGATCAAGGTGCACTACACCGCCGAGTTCTTCTGCGCGAACATGACGGTGGAAATGGACGACACCGACAAGCTCAAGGTCTTGTTCGAGGATGCTGAAAAGATGGGCCTGAGCTTTGAGCCGCCCAACATCAACCGCGGCAACTACCGCTTTGAGCCGATCTCCAACAAGGAAATCCGTTACGGCTTGGGCGCCATCAAAGGCACGGGCGAGCAGGCAATTCTGGCCATCGTGGCCGCGCGCGAGGGCAGGGGACCGACCGAGGAGGCCGGGCCGTTCAAAAGCCTGTTTGACTTCGCCCGCCGGGTGGACCGTACCCGCCTCAACAAGCGTTGCGTGGAAGCACTGATCAAGGCGGGCGCGTTCGACACGGTGCACCTGAACCGGGCCGAGCTGGTGGCTTCCATGGACCGGGCGTTTGAATTTGCGGCTGCGTCTGCGGCGAATGCCAATCAGGTCGGCTTGTTTGACATGGGCGGGGATGATGACCATGGCTCCAGCACGCAGGAGCCTGATCTGGTGGAAGTCATGCCGTGGGGCGTCAAGGAACGCCTCACGCAGGAAAAGACTGCGGTGGGCTTTTACCTGTCAGGCCATTTGTTTGACGAAGTGGCGACTGAAGTCCGCAAGTTTGCCAAGCGTCCGATTGAAGAGTTGCAGGACTCGCGCGAGCCGCAGTTGCTGGCCGGCATCGTGACCGAGCTGCGGGTGATCAACGGGCAGCGCGGCAAGCTCGCCCTGTTCAAGCTGGATGACAAGTCCGCCATGATCGAGGCACGCGCCAGCGAAGCTTTGCTCAACACCTACAAAGACCTGCTCAAGGACGACGAACTCATCATCGTCGAGGGCAAGGCGATGCCGGACCGCTTCTCGGGCGGCATGCAACTCACGGTGCAGCAGATCTGGAGCCTGGAGCAGGCCCGCTGCCGCTTCGGCAAGTATCTGCGCGTACCTGTGCAGTTGGATAGCAAGAACCGCACGCCGGATGTGGCGGCTTTGGTGCGCGAGTTTCCGGCCGTGCGCGAGCAAACCGAACATGGCGAGCTCGTGAGGGGCTTGTCGGTCCGTTTGCAGTTGCTCTGTCAGGCCGGTGAAGACGCCGCCGTCCAGCAGGCGGCGGCTGAATTGCACTTGGGCGAAAGTGCCAAGTTCTACCCCACGGATGCGGCTCTTGCGAGCTGGCGCGCACAAGCGTCCGGGGGCGCCGCAGTCATTGCTTACGACTGA
- a CDS encoding DUF2145 domain-containing protein yields the protein MQRCLAAGLLVVSFAGQVQAGRACNEPQDLKPETVEKSMTLAWKTLQALDASGAKVVVMARAGQDLSKYGVRYSHLGFVYRQDTADGGHVWRVLHKLNLCGTAESAIYRQGLGEFFLDDLWQYEAAWVVLSPQAQSAMLRVLQDAQQSLVLHQPRYNMVAYPWAEKYQQSNQWAIETLAFAMTAGTAEPVTSRAQAQRWLQRAAYQPTTLTISPLVRLGARMTKANVAFDDHPDEKRYSDRIETVTVDSVFAWLKRANLSAGDPVVQR from the coding sequence ATGCAGCGTTGCTTGGCTGCCGGCCTGCTGGTTGTTTCTTTTGCGGGTCAGGTACAGGCCGGCCGCGCTTGTAATGAGCCGCAGGACCTGAAGCCTGAGACCGTGGAGAAGTCCATGACCTTGGCCTGGAAGACGCTACAGGCGCTGGATGCCAGCGGAGCCAAGGTGGTCGTCATGGCGCGCGCCGGACAGGACCTGAGCAAATACGGTGTGCGTTACTCGCACCTGGGGTTTGTGTACCGGCAGGACACCGCGGATGGCGGGCATGTGTGGCGGGTGCTGCACAAACTCAATCTGTGCGGCACAGCGGAATCTGCCATCTACCGGCAGGGGCTCGGCGAGTTTTTTCTGGATGACCTCTGGCAGTACGAAGCCGCCTGGGTCGTCCTCAGCCCGCAAGCCCAATCCGCGATGCTGAGAGTGCTGCAGGATGCGCAGCAGTCCCTGGTGCTTCACCAGCCGCGCTACAACATGGTGGCGTATCCATGGGCAGAAAAGTACCAGCAGAGCAACCAGTGGGCGATCGAAACACTGGCCTTTGCGATGACGGCCGGCACTGCAGAGCCGGTGACCAGCCGCGCTCAGGCGCAGCGCTGGTTGCAGCGCGCCGCTTACCAGCCTACGACCCTGACGATCAGCCCTTTGGTGCGCCTCGGAGCGCGCATGACCAAGGCGAATGTGGCCTTTGATGACCACCCGGATGAGAAGCGCTATTCCGACCGGATAGAGACTGTGACAGTGGACTCTGTGTTTGCCTGGCTCAAGCGCGCCAATCTGTCCGCCGGCGACCCGGTGGTGCAGCGCTAG
- a CDS encoding LysR family transcriptional regulator, translating into MQTARDFLTPDALSMLQSIAEAGSFAAAAREMGMVPSALTYRVRQIEDALDVLLYDRSSRQAKLTAAGAELLREGARLLEDIDAVANRVKRVATGWEPQLTIAIDTVISKPVVMELCESFFSQSPPTRIRIREETLSGTLEALLTGQADLALGVGPDSARTAGVHSKPLGSMTFVYAVAPHHPLADAPEPLTDDLIQKHRAVAVADSIQRGAGQTYGLLSGQDVFTVPTMQAKLDAQLRGLGGGNLPRCMADSYITTGRLVVKKTERPQRTVPLHYAWRLSKTVNQGNALQWWLNQLESETTRNALISEHRTS; encoded by the coding sequence ATGCAAACCGCGCGTGACTTCCTCACCCCCGACGCACTCTCCATGTTGCAGTCGATCGCAGAGGCTGGCAGTTTCGCCGCAGCCGCCCGCGAGATGGGCATGGTGCCCAGCGCCCTGACGTACCGGGTGCGCCAGATTGAAGACGCCTTGGACGTGCTCTTGTATGACCGTAGCTCGCGCCAGGCCAAGCTCACCGCCGCCGGTGCGGAGCTGCTGCGCGAGGGCGCTCGATTGCTGGAAGATATTGACGCCGTGGCCAACCGTGTGAAGCGTGTGGCCACTGGCTGGGAGCCGCAACTGACCATTGCCATCGACACGGTGATTTCCAAACCGGTGGTGATGGAGCTGTGCGAGAGCTTTTTCAGCCAATCGCCCCCTACCCGCATTCGGATTCGGGAAGAAACGCTTTCCGGGACCCTGGAAGCGCTACTCACCGGGCAGGCCGACCTGGCCCTGGGTGTGGGCCCCGACTCCGCGCGCACTGCGGGCGTGCACAGCAAACCCTTGGGCAGCATGACTTTTGTGTATGCCGTGGCCCCCCACCACCCTCTGGCCGATGCCCCCGAGCCTTTGACCGATGACTTGATCCAGAAGCACCGCGCCGTGGCTGTGGCGGACTCCATCCAGCGCGGAGCGGGCCAGACCTACGGCTTGCTGAGTGGGCAGGACGTCTTTACCGTGCCCACCATGCAGGCCAAGTTGGACGCGCAATTGCGCGGGCTGGGCGGCGGCAACCTTCCCCGCTGCATGGCTGACAGCTACATCACCACCGGCCGCTTGGTGGTCAAAAAAACAGAAAGACCCCAGCGCACGGTGCCGCTGCACTATGCCTGGCGCCTGTCCAAAACGGTGAACCAGGGCAATGCTTTGCAGTGGTGGCTCAATCAGCTGGAGAGTGAGACCACACGCAACGCACTGATATCGGAACACCGCACTTCATAA
- a CDS encoding sulfurtransferase encodes MNTVLNISSYKFVPLPDAAALREVLLARAQALQLKGTILLAEEGINLFLAGPADDVRSFVSQLQQDPRFADIAPKESWSDTQPFKKMLVKVKGEIIRMNHPTIKPAEGRAPSVAPATVKRWLDQGHDDHGRPVVTLDTRNDFEVDEGTFDGAIDWRITKFTEFPDAFRAHLDELKDKTVVSFCTGGIRCEKAAILMREEGLEHVYQLEGGILKYFEETDGSHYKGGCFVFDERRALGADLQATGLQHSSEV; translated from the coding sequence GTGAACACCGTACTGAACATTTCCTCCTACAAATTCGTCCCACTTCCGGATGCTGCGGCCTTGCGCGAGGTTTTGCTGGCCCGGGCACAGGCCCTGCAGCTCAAAGGCACCATTCTTTTGGCCGAAGAAGGCATCAACCTGTTTCTCGCCGGTCCGGCGGATGATGTACGGAGTTTTGTCAGCCAGCTCCAGCAAGACCCCCGGTTTGCGGATATCGCTCCCAAGGAAAGCTGGTCAGATACCCAGCCGTTCAAAAAAATGCTGGTGAAGGTCAAGGGGGAAATCATCCGCATGAACCACCCCACCATCAAGCCCGCCGAAGGCCGCGCACCTTCGGTGGCACCGGCTACCGTCAAACGCTGGCTGGACCAGGGGCATGATGACCATGGCCGCCCGGTGGTCACCCTGGATACGCGCAATGACTTTGAAGTCGATGAAGGCACGTTCGATGGCGCCATTGATTGGCGCATCACCAAGTTCACCGAATTCCCGGACGCCTTCCGGGCGCACCTGGACGAGCTCAAAGACAAAACCGTGGTCAGCTTTTGCACCGGGGGCATCCGCTGTGAAAAAGCAGCCATACTGATGCGTGAAGAAGGCTTGGAACACGTCTACCAGCTCGAAGGCGGCATCCTCAAATATTTCGAGGAAACCGACGGCAGCCACTACAAGGGCGGCTGCTTTGTATTCGATGAGCGCCGGGCACTCGGTGCAGATCTGCAGGCGACCGGCCTGCAGCACAGCAGCGAAGTCTGA
- a CDS encoding DUF6587 family protein, producing MLWQNLVVALVVIVAFVHTLRTLLPAGWRSRWSLLMLRLPLPAGVRRWLQTSASSSGCGGGCSGCGPATPATPAERPVTFYRRTKR from the coding sequence ATGCTGTGGCAAAACTTGGTGGTGGCGTTGGTGGTGATCGTGGCATTTGTCCACACACTGCGGACCTTGTTGCCTGCGGGATGGCGCAGCCGGTGGTCTTTACTGATGCTGCGTTTGCCCTTGCCGGCGGGCGTACGTCGTTGGTTGCAGACCAGTGCTTCCAGCTCAGGGTGCGGAGGCGGCTGCAGTGGATGCGGGCCCGCAACGCCGGCCACCCCGGCTGAGAGGCCAGTTACTTTCTATCGCCGGACAAAGCGCTGA
- a CDS encoding pirin family protein, whose product MLTVRKSQDRGYADHGWLKSFHSFSFAGYYDPAHMGWGNLRVINEDRIAPGTGFGTHGHRDMEIISYVMSGNLAHKDSMGNVKGIPPGDVQRMSAGTGVMHSEFNHAPNDTTHFFQIWIEPNVTGIPPSYEQKTFAAADKQGTLKLVASPDGAEGSVLIHADAKLYSGLLDGAQAASLALDPSRKGYVQVLRGSVSVNGTPLQTGDAALLSAESTLVLNAAKDAEVLVFDLQA is encoded by the coding sequence ATGTTGACCGTACGCAAATCGCAGGACAGAGGTTATGCCGACCACGGCTGGCTCAAGTCTTTCCACAGCTTTTCGTTCGCCGGGTACTACGACCCCGCGCACATGGGCTGGGGCAATCTGCGCGTCATCAATGAAGACCGCATCGCTCCCGGCACCGGTTTCGGCACGCATGGCCACCGCGACATGGAGATCATTAGCTACGTCATGTCGGGCAACCTGGCGCACAAAGACAGCATGGGCAACGTCAAAGGCATTCCACCGGGCGATGTGCAGCGCATGAGTGCAGGCACCGGCGTAATGCATAGCGAGTTCAATCACGCGCCCAACGACACGACCCATTTCTTCCAGATATGGATCGAGCCTAATGTGACCGGCATTCCGCCAAGCTACGAACAAAAGACATTCGCCGCAGCCGACAAGCAAGGCACCCTGAAACTGGTGGCTTCGCCGGATGGTGCGGAGGGCAGCGTGCTGATTCACGCCGACGCCAAGCTGTACAGCGGTTTGTTGGACGGCGCCCAGGCAGCAAGCCTGGCGCTGGACCCCTCCCGCAAGGGCTATGTGCAGGTGCTTCGCGGTTCGGTATCGGTGAACGGCACACCTCTGCAGACCGGTGATGCTGCGTTGCTCAGCGCCGAAAGCACCCTGGTGCTCAACGCCGCGAAGGACGCCGAAGTCCTGGTTTTTGATCTGCAGGCCTGA
- the feoB gene encoding ferrous iron transporter B, with translation MSAITYKTIALVGNPNCGKTALFNLMTGARQKVANYAGVTVERKVGSLRLKNGQTLSVVDLPGAYSLSPATPDEEVTLQVIEGRRPGEAAPDVIVAVVDATNLRMNLRLVLELLRMGRPVVVAVNMADVARAQGLKLDLQRLELELGCPVVETIAVQQKGHLQLVELLEARFEAYLSIQRPSLGMPAPASPEALQRDVRRILAAVLSGNENRGRFQHRLDAVVMHPVWGLLVLATVLFLIFQAVFSWAAYPMDAIKDLMAATGEWTLTQMPEGPLRSLLVDGVIAGVGGVLVFLPQILILFFFILLLEDSGYLPRAAFLLDNVMGKVGLSGRAFIPLLSSFACAIPGIMATRTIANWKDRLATIMVAPLMTCSARLPVYALLIGAFVPERTVGWFDLRGLTLFGLYVAGVLSAMAVAWVFKRVWMKSSYQPLMLELPPYRVPSMRNLGLGLWERARIFMRRVGGIIFTLMVLLWFLSTYPAPPAGWTEAQGPAILYSAAGMMGQALQHVFSPLGFNWQISIALVPGMAAREVAVGALGTVYSLSAADNAMADALSPVIAQGWSLATAYSLLAWFVFAPQCLSTLAVVRRETNSWRYPLLMAAYLFALAYAAAFVTYRTTLWLGV, from the coding sequence ATGAGCGCTATCACCTACAAGACCATTGCCTTGGTCGGCAACCCGAATTGCGGCAAAACCGCCTTGTTCAACCTGATGACCGGTGCCAGACAGAAGGTGGCCAACTACGCCGGTGTGACGGTGGAGCGCAAGGTGGGCAGCCTGCGCCTGAAGAATGGCCAAACCTTGTCTGTCGTCGACCTGCCGGGTGCCTACAGCCTGAGCCCCGCTACGCCTGATGAAGAAGTGACCTTGCAGGTGATTGAAGGCCGCCGCCCCGGCGAAGCGGCTCCCGACGTGATCGTGGCGGTAGTCGACGCGACCAACCTGCGCATGAACCTGCGCCTGGTATTGGAGCTATTGCGCATGGGCCGTCCGGTGGTCGTCGCCGTCAACATGGCAGACGTCGCCCGAGCCCAAGGACTCAAGCTGGACTTGCAACGCCTGGAGCTGGAGTTGGGTTGCCCCGTGGTGGAAACCATCGCGGTGCAGCAGAAAGGCCATTTGCAATTGGTAGAGCTGCTCGAAGCCCGCTTTGAGGCCTACCTGTCCATCCAGCGGCCATCTTTGGGGATGCCTGCGCCCGCATCGCCGGAAGCTTTGCAACGGGACGTGCGTCGCATCCTGGCAGCGGTGCTCAGTGGCAATGAAAATCGTGGCCGCTTTCAGCACCGACTGGATGCGGTGGTCATGCATCCGGTCTGGGGTCTGCTGGTTCTCGCCACGGTGTTGTTTTTGATCTTCCAGGCCGTCTTCAGCTGGGCCGCCTATCCCATGGACGCGATCAAGGATCTGATGGCCGCCACGGGCGAGTGGACCCTTACCCAAATGCCGGAGGGGCCCTTGCGCAGCCTGCTGGTGGACGGTGTGATTGCCGGCGTAGGCGGTGTGCTGGTGTTCCTGCCGCAGATTCTGATTTTGTTTTTCTTCATTCTTCTGCTGGAAGACTCCGGCTACTTGCCCCGGGCCGCCTTTTTGTTGGACAACGTGATGGGCAAGGTCGGCCTTTCCGGGCGCGCCTTTATTCCCTTGCTCTCCAGCTTCGCGTGTGCGATCCCCGGCATCATGGCGACCCGCACCATTGCCAACTGGAAAGACCGGCTGGCCACCATCATGGTGGCGCCCTTGATGACATGCTCGGCACGTTTGCCTGTGTACGCGCTGCTCATCGGCGCCTTTGTGCCGGAGCGCACGGTGGGCTGGTTTGACCTGCGGGGCCTGACCCTGTTTGGTTTGTATGTCGCCGGCGTGCTCTCGGCCATGGCGGTAGCCTGGGTATTCAAGCGGGTGTGGATGAAGAGTAGCTACCAACCCTTGATGCTGGAACTGCCACCCTATCGCGTGCCGAGCATGCGCAACCTGGGCTTGGGCTTGTGGGAGCGGGCACGCATATTCATGCGCCGCGTGGGCGGCATCATCTTCACGCTGATGGTCCTGCTCTGGTTCCTCTCCACCTATCCGGCTCCTCCTGCAGGCTGGACCGAAGCACAGGGACCGGCCATTTTGTACAGCGCGGCCGGCATGATGGGCCAAGCCTTGCAGCACGTGTTTTCCCCCTTAGGCTTCAACTGGCAGATTTCCATTGCGCTGGTACCCGGCATGGCAGCGCGAGAAGTGGCCGTGGGTGCATTGGGTACGGTGTATTCGCTCTCGGCCGCTGACAACGCGATGGCGGATGCGCTCTCGCCGGTGATCGCGCAGGGGTGGTCACTGGCTACGGCCTACTCGCTGCTGGCTTGGTTTGTGTTCGCGCCTCAGTGTTTGTCGACTTTGGCTGTGGTGCGCCGTGAGACCAACTCCTGGCGCTACCCGCTGCTGATGGCGGCGTATCTGTTTGCGTTGGCTTATGCCGCAGCCTTTGTGACCTACCGCACCACGTTGTGGTTGGGAGTCTGA
- a CDS encoding NAD(P)/FAD-dependent oxidoreductase, whose product MTTPRHIAIVGAGMAAITCARTLVQAGHTVTVFEKSRGPGGRMSTRESAFGTFDHGAQYFTVRDARFTQALQTTPGLCRPWSANTVRVLDSHGRVAAAALPGRDAHWVPVPGMNALLRAWAKPLLDAGQLLVNTRVTALEQDSLHKKKWQLRTSGDAGTNHVYGGFDEVILAIPHPQAQELLATTPKGAALAKKTSKVSVAPCWTLMLAYPQAVQPGLTTLGPQWNAARSTHHRVAWLSRESSKPGRGKVERWTVQASAAWSQEHLNDTPDRIQAKLIKAFAEITGIRAEPAHAQVHRWLYAKTEAPLGESFLWDSKSGIGVCGDWCIGHRVEDAFVSGLELALAI is encoded by the coding sequence ATGACAACACCCCGACACATCGCCATCGTGGGCGCCGGCATGGCAGCCATCACCTGTGCGCGCACACTGGTCCAGGCCGGTCATACCGTCACCGTGTTTGAAAAAAGCCGTGGCCCCGGCGGACGCATGTCGACGCGGGAAAGCGCCTTCGGCACCTTTGACCATGGCGCCCAGTACTTCACTGTGCGGGATGCGCGTTTCACCCAGGCCCTGCAAACCACGCCCGGCCTGTGCCGCCCCTGGAGTGCCAACACCGTGCGCGTGCTGGACTCGCATGGGCGCGTCGCTGCCGCAGCCCTGCCCGGCCGCGATGCGCACTGGGTGCCTGTACCCGGCATGAACGCCTTGTTGCGCGCATGGGCCAAGCCACTGCTGGATGCAGGCCAACTCCTAGTGAACACCCGCGTGACGGCGCTGGAACAGGATTCCTTGCACAAAAAGAAATGGCAGTTGCGCACCTCGGGCGATGCGGGTACCAACCATGTTTATGGCGGCTTCGACGAGGTCATTCTCGCCATCCCCCACCCCCAAGCCCAAGAACTGCTGGCCACCACCCCCAAAGGCGCCGCGCTGGCCAAGAAAACCTCCAAAGTCTCCGTCGCTCCCTGCTGGACCCTGATGCTGGCCTACCCCCAGGCGGTGCAGCCCGGCCTCACTACCTTGGGCCCGCAGTGGAACGCCGCACGCAGCACCCACCACCGCGTGGCTTGGTTGTCACGTGAATCCAGCAAGCCCGGCCGCGGCAAGGTCGAGCGCTGGACAGTGCAGGCCAGTGCAGCCTGGTCCCAGGAGCATTTGAACGACACCCCTGATCGCATTCAGGCCAAGCTGATCAAGGCCTTTGCTGAAATCACCGGCATCCGTGCCGAACCCGCCCACGCGCAAGTGCACCGCTGGCTTTATGCCAAAACCGAAGCGCCCTTGGGCGAGAGCTTTTTGTGGGATAGCAAATCCGGCATCGGCGTGTGTGGTGACTGGTGCATAGGCCACCGCGTGGAAGACGCGTTTGTCTCCGGCCTGGAACTTGCACTGGCAATATAG
- a CDS encoding flavodoxin family protein encodes MAKVAVVFHSGYGHTQRVAQFVAEGASAELITIDANGDITDAQWATLDAADAVIFGSPTYMGMASWQFKKFADASSKRWFTSAWKDKVAGGFTISASPSGDKLSTIQYFITLSQQHGMIWVGQPAMNDGIINRIGSNSGVMAQVGPTSPAEDIPQGDLDTAKAYGARVASIAAKLKA; translated from the coding sequence ATGGCAAAAGTAGCAGTCGTGTTCCATTCCGGTTACGGTCACACCCAGCGCGTTGCGCAATTCGTGGCAGAAGGCGCCAGCGCCGAGCTGATCACCATCGACGCCAATGGCGATATCACCGATGCCCAGTGGGCCACTCTGGACGCGGCAGACGCTGTGATCTTCGGTTCCCCCACTTACATGGGAATGGCCTCTTGGCAGTTCAAGAAGTTTGCCGATGCATCCAGCAAGCGTTGGTTCACCAGCGCCTGGAAAGACAAAGTGGCTGGCGGCTTCACCATTTCCGCCAGCCCCAGCGGTGACAAGCTGTCCACCATCCAGTACTTCATCACCCTGTCTCAGCAGCACGGCATGATCTGGGTCGGCCAGCCTGCCATGAACGACGGCATCATCAACCGCATCGGTTCCAACTCCGGCGTGATGGCCCAAGTCGGTCCTACCAGCCCTGCGGAAGACATCCCCCAAGGCGATCTGGACACCGCCAAAGCCTACGGCGCACGCGTGGCATCCATTGCCGCCAAGCTGAAGGCCTAA